The following are from one region of the Fibrobacter sp. UWP2 genome:
- a CDS encoding CotH kinase family protein, which translates to MFVLTATLATACLFSACGNSAVGASEDLVSPSSMPVAPSSSAASTTSLSSDAVITPTSSAVPGSSATTVPNSSAATIPISSAAAVPNSSAAVVPNSSAVVITSSNAAVVTSSSAEIAPSSSAAAVPASSSNIAPASSAATTPTSPMPNNGIPYIRITMADTSALALVDADSSPVFSDCMIEVAGNGKYSDLATRAAQIRLRGNSTRLWYDKKPYRIKFNVKTEVLGLPANRDWVLLANFRDPTHLMNAVAFDMARHMGSFNFVNANRFVEVEINGDYKGMYQLTEQIEQATSRVNVDVNTGTLLSLDADDGPELSPNASNNFWSSTYKLPVAVKYPKSPSTGTLELIKADFNKLEQAIAAADYATVQALLDVNSFIDFLILQEVTRNVELEAPRSMYLHKASDQGKYVFGPVWDFDGGFNYSWDEDTKQYFKSTSYTWILGNANPSTSPYNCTAESRNDWGLCSTSSSGGNGGFGGWGSNGGFGGNSWEGSGASGFFTNLFSNAEFLNAFKTRWSALAQGLLESALKSIDTYATECSAAMANDSVRWPWPNEKHNTGKNPSAAIVDLKNWLTQRFNAYSQVIESY; encoded by the coding sequence ATGTTCGTCCTTACGGCAACCTTGGCTACAGCCTGCCTTTTTTCGGCATGCGGAAATTCCGCTGTAGGGGCTAGTGAGGACCTCGTTTCGCCAAGCTCCATGCCCGTTGCGCCCAGTTCAAGTGCAGCTTCCACGACGTCCCTGTCTAGTGATGCGGTCATTACACCCACATCCAGTGCCGTTCCCGGCTCCAGTGCCACAACCGTTCCAAATTCCAGCGCAGCAACCATTCCAATTTCCAGTGCCGCAGCTGTTCCAAATTCCAGTGCCGCAGTTGTTCCAAATTCCAGCGCCGTGGTTATTACCAGCTCCAATGCTGCGGTTGTTACCAGTTCCAGCGCCGAGATTGCTCCTAGTTCCAGCGCTGCAGCCGTTCCCGCATCAAGCAGCAATATAGCCCCCGCTTCCAGCGCCGCAACGACTCCCACTTCGCCCATGCCCAACAACGGGATTCCCTATATCCGCATCACCATGGCAGACACCTCGGCACTGGCGCTGGTCGATGCCGACAGCAGCCCCGTCTTTAGCGATTGTATGATCGAGGTTGCCGGCAACGGCAAGTACAGCGACCTGGCGACCCGCGCGGCCCAAATCAGGCTCCGGGGGAATTCCACCCGCCTTTGGTATGACAAAAAACCTTACCGCATCAAGTTTAATGTCAAAACCGAGGTTCTCGGGCTCCCTGCGAACAGGGACTGGGTCCTGCTCGCCAACTTCCGCGACCCCACGCACCTCATGAACGCCGTCGCCTTCGACATGGCGCGCCACATGGGGAGTTTCAATTTTGTCAACGCGAACCGTTTTGTAGAAGTCGAAATCAACGGCGATTACAAGGGGATGTACCAGCTCACAGAACAAATCGAGCAAGCTACGAGCCGCGTGAACGTGGACGTGAACACAGGCACGTTATTGAGCCTGGACGCCGACGACGGCCCTGAACTCTCGCCTAACGCCTCGAACAACTTTTGGAGCAGCACCTACAAACTCCCCGTCGCCGTCAAGTACCCAAAGTCCCCCTCCACCGGCACCCTTGAACTCATCAAGGCCGACTTCAACAAACTGGAGCAGGCCATTGCCGCCGCCGATTATGCCACCGTTCAAGCCCTCCTCGACGTGAACAGTTTTATTGACTTCCTGATTTTGCAGGAAGTCACCCGCAATGTGGAACTGGAGGCGCCCCGCAGCATGTACCTGCACAAGGCAAGCGATCAAGGCAAATACGTTTTTGGCCCTGTATGGGACTTTGACGGGGGCTTCAACTACAGCTGGGACGAAGACACCAAGCAATATTTCAAGAGCACAAGCTACACCTGGATACTGGGCAACGCCAACCCCAGCACGAGCCCGTACAACTGCACTGCCGAAAGTCGAAACGACTGGGGCTTGTGCAGCACGAGCAGTTCCGGAGGCAACGGCGGGTTCGGCGGTTGGGGCAGCAATGGCGGTTTTGGGGGCAACTCTTGGGAAGGCTCGGGAGCCTCGGGATTCTTCACGAACCTCTTCTCAAACGCCGAATTTTTGAATGCTTTCAAAACCCGGTGGAGCGCCCTTGCCCAAGGCCTCCTAGAAAGTGCATTGAAATCCATCGACACCTACGCCACCGAGTGCAGCGCCGCCATGGCCAACGACAGTGTCCGCTGGCCATGGCCAAACGAAAAGCACAATACGGGCAAGAACCCCTCGGCGGCCATCGTCGATCTCAAAAACTGGCTCACCCAGCGCTTTAATGCCTATTCCCAGGTCATAGAAAGCTATTAA
- the plsX gene encoding phosphate acyltransferase PlsX, with protein MIKVALDAFGGDYAPDVCIEGAVNVVKKHSDIHVVLCGPEAQVKAGLEKFGYAGNGISVVDAPDLVAMDEHPVMVVKKKQKSGLVMCVALQKKGLVDASVSAGNSGAMMASCLMLLGKSTERFGRPPIGCALPTKDRRIVLVDAGANVDERASTIVDFAIAGSAFAETYLGYSNPTVGLLNMGEEEHKGPAVLQEAHQLLKSAPVNFIGNIEGRDLIAGKADVVACSGYTGNVVLKLLEGFFELHQEMFGTIDTPAGKRFAEMWDYRATGGALLLGLNGTGIIAHGRSDALAIEKAVEVAAKYAEMGVAKKVNERLSAIKDDDAPAQA; from the coding sequence GTGATTAAAGTTGCACTGGATGCCTTTGGTGGCGATTACGCTCCGGACGTATGTATCGAAGGCGCTGTAAACGTCGTCAAAAAACATTCCGACATTCACGTTGTTCTCTGCGGACCGGAGGCTCAGGTCAAGGCTGGCTTGGAAAAGTTCGGCTATGCCGGCAATGGCATTTCTGTTGTCGATGCACCTGACCTGGTGGCGATGGATGAACACCCCGTGATGGTCGTGAAAAAGAAGCAGAAGTCCGGCCTTGTGATGTGCGTTGCACTGCAAAAGAAGGGCCTGGTCGATGCGAGCGTCAGCGCCGGCAACTCAGGTGCTATGATGGCTAGCTGCCTCATGCTCCTCGGCAAGTCGACCGAACGCTTTGGTCGTCCGCCTATTGGTTGCGCTCTCCCGACCAAGGATCGTCGCATTGTGCTGGTGGACGCCGGCGCCAATGTCGATGAACGTGCTTCTACGATCGTGGATTTTGCCATTGCCGGTTCCGCCTTTGCCGAGACCTATCTCGGCTATTCGAACCCGACGGTTGGCCTCCTCAACATGGGCGAAGAAGAACACAAGGGCCCGGCTGTGCTTCAGGAAGCGCACCAGCTTTTGAAGTCCGCCCCGGTGAACTTTATTGGCAACATCGAAGGCCGCGACCTCATTGCGGGCAAGGCCGATGTGGTTGCCTGCTCTGGCTATACTGGCAACGTTGTTCTCAAGCTTTTGGAAGGCTTCTTTGAACTGCACCAAGAGATGTTCGGTACCATCGACACCCCGGCAGGCAAGCGCTTTGCCGAGATGTGGGACTACCGCGCTACTGGTGGAGCCCTCCTTTTGGGCCTCAATGGTACGGGCATTATCGCTCACGGCCGTTCTGACGCCCTCGCTATCGAGAAGGCCGTTGAAGTCGCCGCCAAGTATGCCGAGATGGGCGTCGCCAAGAAGGTGAACGAACGTCTTTCGGCCATCAAGGACGACGACGCCCCGGCTCAGGCCTAG
- the rpmF gene encoding 50S ribosomal protein L32: MAVPKRKTSTARRDKRRTHWKMDVPAMATCDHCGSVKRPHRVCPVCGYYNGVEVVDMKGAEA; encoded by the coding sequence ATGGCAGTACCTAAAAGAAAAACTTCGACCGCCCGTCGCGACAAGCGCCGCACCCATTGGAAGATGGATGTGCCGGCCATGGCTACTTGCGATCACTGCGGTAGCGTCAAGCGCCCGCATCGCGTTTGCCCGGTTTGCGGCTACTACAATGGTGTAGAAGTTGTAGACATGAAGGGTGCCGAAGCCTAG
- a CDS encoding DUF177 domain-containing protein encodes MRLDIAQKLIEPEDRRVVWSHADAPEVFDELHLKGDLVAQVLVSPEGTNKCLVTGTISGVQTLTCVRSLEPFDRPFETEMTVEVERVQVASQELDDEDEEIFAYKIPQTQGFVDLRECVRQLVLLQEPQAPVKNPDEDFIFVSNNQTGEESESAEKPMDPRWDKLKALKSKMEHRS; translated from the coding sequence TTGAGATTAGATATCGCACAAAAACTTATTGAACCCGAAGACCGCCGAGTGGTCTGGTCCCATGCCGACGCTCCTGAAGTCTTTGACGAACTGCACCTAAAGGGCGATCTGGTAGCCCAGGTGCTGGTTAGCCCCGAAGGCACGAATAAGTGTCTTGTGACCGGTACTATCTCCGGAGTGCAAACTCTGACTTGCGTCCGCTCCCTGGAGCCTTTTGACCGCCCGTTCGAAACCGAAATGACGGTCGAAGTGGAACGCGTCCAGGTGGCATCGCAGGAGCTGGATGACGAGGATGAAGAAATCTTCGCCTACAAAATCCCGCAGACGCAGGGCTTTGTCGACCTTCGTGAGTGCGTCCGACAGCTGGTTCTGCTGCAAGAACCGCAAGCACCCGTGAAAAATCCCGACGAAGATTTTATCTTTGTATCAAACAATCAAACCGGCGAAGAGTCCGAAAGTGCCGAAAAGCCCATGGACCCGCGCTGGGACAAACTCAAAGCTCTTAAGAGCAAAATGGAACACAGGAGTTAA
- a CDS encoding glycosyltransferase, with translation MVLTVLTYVVIGLLAVFCVFYLWLEVRFYRALGTVRVGESDVEPKPDVSVLIAARNESEGIRATLDSVLAQDYAGKWEVWVADDRSTDDTPKILAEYAQRHPDKFHVLTITDLPEGVSPKKQAISKMIEACNGEILCLTDADCIVQPSWISGIVREFEPGIELVAGHSYIPTEPGKSKVIICMQAIETLIYRVAGTAGLAMHLPLTSTGNNLAYRKSFFKSVNGFDNVIKIQSGDDDLLMQKLAADRPWAMRYCIAPSTFVTTNGKETLKELWEQRKRWASKTIYYTPKIVFVLSMVFLFLTMLCITEILSPFSFNIFVATLIAFVLKCVGDLVLILRGLKIFKQEHLIKWCIPVEIIHAPFTVLAVLFGLFGRFKWK, from the coding sequence ATGGTTTTGACCGTCCTGACATACGTCGTCATCGGCCTCCTGGCTGTGTTCTGCGTCTTCTACCTGTGGTTGGAGGTGCGGTTCTACCGTGCTCTCGGGACAGTCCGCGTTGGGGAATCCGACGTCGAACCCAAGCCCGACGTCAGCGTCTTGATTGCCGCGAGGAACGAATCCGAGGGCATCCGAGCGACCCTGGACTCTGTTTTGGCACAGGACTACGCAGGCAAGTGGGAGGTTTGGGTCGCCGACGACCGCAGTACCGACGACACCCCGAAGATCCTTGCCGAGTATGCCCAAAGGCACCCCGACAAATTCCACGTCTTGACCATCACAGACCTCCCCGAGGGGGTCAGCCCCAAAAAACAGGCCATCAGCAAGATGATCGAGGCCTGCAACGGCGAAATCCTCTGCCTCACGGACGCCGACTGCATTGTCCAGCCGTCCTGGATCTCGGGCATTGTCCGTGAATTTGAACCGGGCATTGAGCTCGTGGCCGGGCACTCGTACATCCCGACCGAACCGGGCAAGTCCAAGGTCATCATCTGCATGCAGGCTATCGAGACGCTCATTTACCGTGTAGCGGGCACCGCCGGTCTCGCCATGCACCTGCCGCTCACCAGCACAGGCAACAACCTCGCCTACCGCAAAAGTTTCTTCAAAAGCGTGAACGGTTTTGACAACGTCATCAAAATCCAAAGCGGCGACGATGACCTGCTCATGCAAAAACTCGCCGCCGACCGCCCATGGGCCATGCGCTACTGCATCGCCCCCAGCACCTTTGTGACCACGAACGGCAAGGAGACCCTCAAGGAGCTTTGGGAACAGCGCAAGCGCTGGGCCTCCAAGACCATTTACTATACCCCCAAGATTGTTTTTGTGCTCAGCATGGTGTTCCTGTTTTTGACCATGCTATGCATTACCGAGATCCTCTCTCCGTTCAGTTTCAACATATTTGTCGCCACGCTCATTGCGTTTGTGCTCAAGTGCGTGGGTGACCTCGTTTTAATTCTTCGCGGGCTCAAGATCTTTAAGCAGGAGCACCTCATCAAGTGGTGCATCCCCGTCGAAATCATCCATGCCCCGTTTACCGTGCTCGCCGTCCTGTTCGGTCTGTTCGGGCGTTTCAAGTGGAAGTAA
- a CDS encoding DNA topoisomerase III: MATKTTKAATEKKAKTATKATKTAKAPAEGKTLIIAEKPSVAADLVKVLGSKNFKKSAGAYESDKIIVSHAIGHLVTIADPKDIDERYKNWDMKNLPMLPEKFPLVASPTTKSQLSILSKFIKKKDVTTIINACDAGREGELIFFYIVDYVLKGNFKGKTFKRLWMQSMTPAAIKEAFENLRSEEDMQNLRAAALCRSEADWLVGMNGSRGLTAYNSSMGGFQITPCGRVQTPTLAIIVKREEERHQFVPKKFWTIEADFNNGGNAYQGKWFTGDGKDRVKQIYDEKKAKEVVEKCKGKDGKIEETTAPSQQKCGQLYDLTTLQREANNRFGFSAKTTLSIAQSLYEHYKVTTYPRTDSRCLPEDYVAPVKSTLGKITGPLAKFAQEAIEKNYVKRTPKVFDNSKISDHFAIIPTGVVPKGLSEAEEKVYTMICQRFIAVFFPPAQYLNTTRITTVEGETFITEGKILVDPGFKAVYGKDGDDESNVPKLKGESAKTISIDATEDFTKPPAHYTESTLLSMMESAGKLVEDDELRDAMKERGLGTPATRAAIIEKLVSDKYVVRDGKEMIPTAKAFDLIKVLSAMNCDALTSPELTGEWEYKMDLISKGKESREAFMQGIVEMTKSMVKNIKGFKEESTTGEAKFSPVNGKKVFETVSRYTTEDGIVIRKMIGGKHLSDEEIVELLTKRKIGPLTGFRSKKGAEFSAVLTINAQNKIEFVFDEKPEEIEIGAKIGVSPVDGTDVFETLTGYVSQSYIDKQPSGLSLPKILLGKEIPLKEIQNLLAGKKTALIKGFRSNKTHRLFDAFLMLEKGKLKFDFPPRDFTKRRFTKKSA, from the coding sequence ATGGCAACCAAGACTACTAAAGCAGCAACTGAAAAAAAAGCAAAAACCGCAACTAAGGCAACAAAGACTGCAAAAGCGCCCGCCGAGGGCAAAACCCTCATCATCGCCGAAAAGCCCAGTGTCGCAGCCGACCTGGTGAAGGTCCTCGGGAGCAAGAACTTTAAAAAAAGCGCCGGCGCCTACGAAAGCGACAAAATCATTGTAAGCCACGCCATAGGCCACTTGGTGACCATCGCCGACCCCAAGGATATTGACGAACGCTACAAGAACTGGGACATGAAGAACCTCCCCATGCTCCCCGAAAAGTTCCCGCTCGTCGCAAGCCCCACAACCAAGTCACAACTTTCCATTTTAAGTAAGTTCATCAAAAAGAAAGACGTCACCACCATCATCAACGCCTGCGATGCGGGCCGCGAAGGTGAACTGATCTTTTTCTACATCGTCGACTACGTACTCAAGGGGAACTTCAAGGGCAAGACCTTCAAGCGCCTGTGGATGCAAAGCATGACGCCCGCCGCCATCAAGGAAGCCTTCGAAAACCTGAGAAGCGAAGAGGACATGCAGAACTTGCGCGCAGCCGCCCTCTGCCGTAGCGAGGCCGACTGGCTCGTGGGCATGAATGGCAGCCGCGGCCTTACCGCGTACAACAGCAGCATGGGCGGTTTCCAAATCACGCCGTGCGGCCGCGTACAAACCCCGACACTCGCCATCATCGTAAAACGCGAAGAAGAACGCCACCAGTTTGTCCCCAAAAAGTTCTGGACCATCGAGGCCGACTTCAATAACGGCGGCAACGCCTACCAGGGCAAATGGTTCACCGGCGACGGCAAGGATCGCGTAAAGCAAATCTACGACGAAAAAAAAGCGAAAGAAGTTGTCGAAAAGTGCAAGGGCAAGGACGGCAAAATCGAAGAGACGACCGCCCCGAGCCAACAAAAGTGCGGCCAGCTCTATGACCTCACCACGCTCCAGCGCGAAGCAAACAATCGCTTTGGCTTTAGCGCAAAAACAACGCTCAGCATTGCGCAAAGCCTGTACGAACATTACAAGGTCACCACGTACCCGCGTACCGACAGCCGTTGCCTCCCCGAAGACTACGTGGCTCCGGTCAAGTCGACCCTGGGCAAAATCACAGGCCCGCTCGCCAAGTTCGCCCAGGAGGCCATCGAAAAGAATTACGTGAAACGCACCCCGAAGGTCTTTGACAACAGCAAGATCTCGGACCACTTCGCCATCATCCCCACGGGAGTCGTGCCCAAGGGGCTCTCCGAAGCCGAAGAAAAAGTCTACACCATGATTTGCCAGCGCTTCATTGCGGTATTCTTCCCACCGGCGCAGTATTTGAACACGACCCGCATCACCACAGTCGAGGGCGAGACTTTCATTACCGAGGGCAAAATCCTTGTGGACCCGGGTTTCAAGGCAGTCTACGGCAAAGATGGCGACGACGAATCCAACGTGCCCAAACTCAAGGGCGAATCTGCAAAAACGATTTCGATCGATGCCACCGAAGACTTTACCAAGCCTCCTGCACACTACACTGAAAGTACCCTCCTCTCCATGATGGAAAGCGCCGGCAAGCTGGTCGAAGATGACGAACTCCGCGACGCCATGAAGGAACGCGGCCTCGGCACCCCCGCCACACGCGCGGCCATCATCGAAAAACTGGTGAGCGACAAGTACGTGGTGCGCGACGGCAAGGAGATGATCCCGACCGCCAAGGCTTTCGACCTCATCAAGGTTTTGAGCGCCATGAACTGCGACGCCCTCACAAGCCCCGAACTCACCGGCGAATGGGAATACAAGATGGACCTGATCTCGAAAGGCAAGGAATCCCGCGAAGCCTTTATGCAGGGCATTGTCGAGATGACCAAGAGCATGGTGAAGAACATCAAGGGCTTCAAAGAAGAAAGCACTACAGGTGAAGCCAAGTTCAGCCCGGTGAACGGCAAAAAGGTCTTTGAGACCGTGAGCCGCTACACCACCGAAGACGGCATTGTAATCCGCAAGATGATTGGCGGCAAGCACCTCAGCGACGAAGAAATCGTGGAGCTTCTCACCAAGCGAAAGATTGGCCCGCTCACGGGTTTCCGCAGCAAAAAGGGAGCCGAGTTCTCGGCGGTGCTCACCATCAACGCCCAAAACAAGATTGAATTCGTGTTTGACGAAAAGCCCGAAGAAATTGAAATAGGCGCAAAGATCGGCGTTTCCCCTGTGGACGGCACCGACGTGTTCGAGACGCTCACCGGCTATGTTTCGCAGAGCTACATCGACAAGCAACCCTCAGGCCTGAGCCTGCCAAAGATTTTGCTGGGCAAGGAAATCCCGCTCAAAGAAATCCAGAACCTGCTCGCCGGCAAAAAGACGGCGCTCATCAAGGGTTTCCGCAGCAACAAGACGCACCGCCTTTTCGACGCCTTCTTGATGCTCGAAAAGGGCAAGCTCAAATTCGACTTCCCTCCGCGTGATTTTACCAAACGCCGTTTTACAAAGAAAAGTGCCTAA
- a CDS encoding glycoside hydrolase family 3 N-terminal domain-containing protein has translation MPKKNAVKALFCVTLLGVVFAFAQTDTATVGSNAPTIRDTVQVSAQAAPDSAQPDTAANPYDLPDALMPLWDSLTIKQKAAQMVMVYLSPADFLIEHEFGAVLVMKNHLKDTAAFKERIHRANDSLRIPLLVASDQEGGLVNRIGGISEKWKHAPSAKEMRDMELDSIESIAQSIGAELRDLGINLNLAPVLDPAYDHRNKKSFMEVSNRSWQKDSTSESKVRAFVRGMRNSGISCVSKHFPGYDSWTNSDHQIAISSSPKARMSENYEFFKALANDIPFTMMSSVRFVRISHRPAVFEPKIVKMARKMNPETVILTDDLWGVSLRAWVSGTERVTSKGYPRKDFRKLIRTALMAGNDMFMITYPAKAVEMIGYLESLSKQSKTYKDRIEESAARILKMKYNAGLLK, from the coding sequence GTGCCTAAAAAGAACGCAGTCAAAGCTCTATTTTGCGTGACGCTCCTGGGCGTCGTGTTTGCGTTCGCCCAGACCGATACAGCGACCGTCGGCTCCAACGCACCCACCATCCGCGACACGGTCCAGGTCTCTGCACAGGCAGCACCCGATTCTGCGCAGCCCGACACAGCGGCCAACCCCTACGACCTTCCCGACGCTTTGATGCCGCTGTGGGATTCCCTGACCATCAAGCAAAAGGCGGCGCAAATGGTCATGGTCTACCTCTCCCCGGCAGACTTCCTTATCGAGCACGAATTCGGCGCCGTCCTCGTGATGAAAAACCACCTCAAGGACACCGCCGCCTTCAAGGAACGCATCCACCGCGCCAACGACAGCCTACGCATCCCGCTCCTCGTCGCCAGCGACCAGGAGGGCGGCCTCGTCAACCGCATTGGAGGCATCTCCGAAAAATGGAAGCACGCCCCTAGCGCCAAAGAAATGCGCGACATGGAACTCGACAGCATCGAGTCGATTGCCCAAAGCATTGGCGCCGAGCTCCGCGATCTCGGCATCAACCTGAACCTCGCCCCGGTCCTTGACCCGGCCTACGACCACCGCAACAAAAAATCCTTTATGGAAGTCAGCAACCGCTCGTGGCAAAAAGACAGCACCAGCGAAAGCAAGGTGCGCGCCTTTGTGCGCGGCATGCGGAACAGCGGGATCTCTTGCGTGTCCAAGCACTTCCCCGGCTACGACTCCTGGACCAACAGCGACCACCAAATCGCCATCAGCTCCAGCCCCAAAGCAAGGATGAGCGAGAACTACGAATTTTTCAAGGCGCTCGCCAACGACATTCCCTTTACCATGATGAGCAGCGTGCGCTTTGTGCGCATTTCGCACAGGCCCGCGGTCTTTGAGCCCAAGATTGTAAAAATGGCACGCAAAATGAACCCCGAGACCGTCATATTGACCGACGACCTGTGGGGCGTCTCGCTACGCGCCTGGGTCAGTGGCACCGAGCGCGTCACCAGCAAGGGCTACCCACGCAAGGACTTCCGCAAGCTCATCCGCACCGCCCTCATGGCAGGGAACGACATGTTCATGATCACCTACCCCGCCAAGGCGGTCGAAATGATAGGCTATTTGGAATCCCTTTCCAAACAAAGTAAAACGTACAAGGACCGCATCGAGGAGTCGGCCGCACGCATCCTTAAAATGAAGTACAATGCGGGCCTGCTCAAATAG
- a CDS encoding PolC-type DNA polymerase III, whose translation MKFAVVDVETTGGAAEMNRITEVGIVLLDGTEVVKTFHSLVDPGAPITPFVVKLTGITDEMVSGAPQFRGVADEIDSLLHGRIFVAHNVQFDYKMIKQELKRCAIMFDAPRLCTVKLARKVFPGFPSYSLHNLTKSLELPDFHHHRALDDTMAAAEILKLALNKAGEETVMKLVRNLKKK comes from the coding sequence ATGAAGTTTGCGGTTGTTGATGTTGAAACGACTGGTGGTGCGGCTGAAATGAACCGCATTACTGAAGTCGGTATTGTGCTTTTGGATGGAACCGAGGTGGTCAAGACGTTCCACAGTTTGGTGGACCCCGGCGCGCCTATAACCCCGTTTGTTGTAAAATTGACCGGCATAACCGACGAGATGGTGAGCGGGGCCCCGCAGTTCAGGGGCGTTGCCGACGAGATTGACTCCCTTTTGCATGGCCGCATTTTTGTGGCGCACAACGTGCAGTTCGACTACAAGATGATCAAGCAAGAACTTAAGCGCTGCGCGATTATGTTTGATGCACCACGGCTCTGTACAGTAAAGCTTGCCAGAAAAGTATTTCCGGGTTTCCCGAGCTATAGCCTGCACAATTTGACGAAATCGTTGGAACTGCCCGACTTCCATCACCATAGGGCGCTGGACGATACCATGGCTGCCGCCGAAATTTTAAAACTCGCCCTGAACAAGGCCGGCGAGGAGACTGTGATGAAGCTGGTCAGGAATCTAAAAAAGAAATAG
- a CDS encoding glutamate--tRNA ligase family protein — protein MNGKIRFAPSPTGYLHEGHLLSALYVWAAAQKWGLHIHLRIEDHDQSRARPEYIQSIYEDLSWFGFSWDSQSIQSERGRIYEAALQKLKAQNLVYPCYCSRKQLENENPKSETGEIVYKGKCREQGSASAIDTPHNLRVKIADKVIEWHDLRLGDFSENPKFQCGDFPIKDRDNQWTYQFAVCVDDIDEGITHVVRGEDIRSSTARQIELMGLLGRTSPPVYYHHPLIVDTSGKKLSKREMAHSLRQDKNAGISPKSLLGKVCFEAHLQPQNTPITLQQALNLAADRL, from the coding sequence ATGAACGGCAAAATTCGATTCGCACCCAGCCCCACCGGCTACCTTCACGAAGGGCACCTCCTTTCGGCGCTTTACGTGTGGGCCGCTGCCCAAAAATGGGGTCTCCACATCCATTTGCGAATCGAGGACCACGACCAGAGTCGAGCCCGCCCCGAGTATATACAAAGCATTTACGAGGACCTCTCCTGGTTCGGCTTTAGCTGGGATTCACAAAGCATTCAAAGCGAGCGGGGTCGCATTTACGAGGCAGCCCTTCAAAAGTTGAAGGCACAAAACCTAGTCTACCCGTGTTACTGCAGCCGAAAGCAGCTCGAAAACGAGAACCCCAAAAGCGAGACCGGAGAAATCGTATACAAAGGCAAGTGCCGTGAACAAGGCTCAGCATCAGCCATTGACACCCCGCACAACCTCCGCGTCAAAATAGCAGACAAAGTAATAGAGTGGCACGACCTTCGCTTAGGCGATTTTAGCGAGAATCCCAAATTCCAATGCGGCGACTTCCCCATCAAGGACCGCGACAACCAATGGACATACCAGTTCGCCGTTTGCGTAGACGATATAGACGAGGGGATTACGCATGTGGTCCGCGGCGAAGACATCCGCAGTTCCACCGCACGGCAAATCGAATTGATGGGGCTCCTGGGCAGGACTAGCCCCCCGGTCTACTACCACCATCCCCTCATCGTGGACACCAGTGGGAAAAAGCTCTCCAAGCGTGAAATGGCCCACAGCCTGCGGCAAGACAAAAACGCAGGCATCTCGCCCAAATCCCTCCTTGGAAAGGTCTGTTTTGAGGCCCATTTGCAGCCGCAAAACACCCCCATTACGCTACAACAGGCATTAAACCTAGCCGCCGACCGATTGTAA